TCGGCATTTTGCAGGTATCGATGCTCGACGGCATGGACGCCGCCGTGGTGCGCGCCGGCATCGTGCAGCTGCTGCGCGAGCGCCGCCACCTAGGCCCTACCGACGAAGACAACTTCAACGTGCTCGACACCCGGCAACTGGCCGAAACGCTCTCGGGCACCACGCGCATCATGACGCTGCTGCTGGGCGCGGTGGCGGCAGTCAGCCTGGTGGTGGGGGGGATCGGCATCATGAACATCATGCTGGTGAGCGTGACCGAGCGCACGCGTGAGATCGGGCTGCGCCTGGCCATCGGCGCGCGCGAGCGCGAGGTGCTGTTGCAGTTTTTGATCGAGGCGGTGGTGCTGGCGGCCATCGGCGGGCTGATCGGCATGGCGCTGGCGCTGGGGGCCAGCGTGGGCTTGGCCGCGCTCATGGGCGTGCCGTTCGTGTTCGACCCCGGCATCAACGCCTTCGCCTTTGCCTTTTCGGCGGCCATCGGGGTGCTGTTTGGCTTCTTTCCGGCGCGGCGCGCAGCCCGGCTGAATCCGATCGAAGCCTTGCGGCATGAGTAGCCGCGCTTAAGCGGCCAGCCGCTTGCCCGGGCACAGGCGCCGTGGGCTGCGGGTTGAGCGCTAGCGTGGCGCGGTCGAGGGCGCGATTGAGGGCGCACCTACAAACGGGCCGCCGCGCAGCCGCATGCCAGCGCCGATGCCGCGTTCGGCAAACCAGCCCCGGTGCATCTCGAGCACGTAGCGCACCGGTTCGGCCGAGCAATGCGAGCGCTGCGACAGCGGCTCCATGTCGGCCAAGTTGACGATGCGGCCGTCGTCGGCCACAAAGGCCGCCGTTAAGGGCAGGAAGGTGTTTTTCATCCAAAAGCACTGGGTGGCGGGGGCGTCGAACACAAACCACATGCCTTCGTTGGCGGGCATGGTGCGGCGCCACATCAGGCCCAGGCTGAGCTGCTCGGGCGTGCGCGCCACCTGCGCCGTGATCAGGTGCAGGCCGGCTTGCAGCTGCATGCGCGGCAGATCGAGTTGCGGCTGCCCGGCCTTGGCCGGGGCGACGGACAGCAGCAGCGCGCTGGCCAGCAGCGCCAGCGCCGCGGCAGCCAGCCGTTGCGGCCCGCCAGCGAGCGCAAGCAGGGCGCCCGGGCGCAGCGCCGCGGGCCGGGCGGCAAAACAAAGATATTTGCGGACATTCATGGGCGTGTCAGGTCGGTGCAGGGTTCGTTGCTACAATTTTGCCAACTATTTCCTTAGAGGGCACGCACCCGGGGCTTAGCAACCCAGTCGTCGCCTGTTTTTTTCCCATCCCGGAGTCATCGCTTCATGTACCAACACATCCAGGTGCCCGCCCAGGGTCAGCCCATCACGGTCAACGCCGACTACTCGCTCAACGTCCCCGACCAGGTCATCATCCCCTACATCGAAGGCGACGGCACCGGTTACGACATCACCCCGGTGATGCTCAAGGTGGTGGACGCCGCCGTGGCCAAAGCCTACGCCGGCAAGCGCCAAATCCACTGGATGGAGGTCTATGCCGGCGAGAAATCGACCCAGGTCTATGGCCCCGACGTCTGGCTGCCCGAAGAAACCCTGGCCGCGCTGCGCGACTACGTGGTCTCGATCAAGGGCCCGCTGACCACGCCCGTGGGCGGCGGCATCCGAAGCCTGAACGTGGCGCTGCGCCAAGAGCTCGACCTCTACGTCTGCCTGCGCCCGGTGCAGTACTTCAAGGGCGTGCCCTCGCCGGTCAAAGAGCCCGAAAAAATCGACATGGTGATCTTTCGCGAAAACTCCGAAGACATCTACGCCGGCATCGAGTACGAAGCGCGTTCGGCCAAGGCGCAAAAACTGATCAAGTTCTTGCAAGACGAGATGGGCGTGACCAAAATCCGCTTCCCCGAGAGCTCCGGCATCGGCATCAAACCGGTGAGCCAAGAGGGCACCGAGCGCCTGATGCGCAAGGCCATCCAGTACGCCATCGACAACGACAAGCCCAGCGTGACCATCGTGCACAAGGGCAACATCATGAAGTACACCGAGGGTGGTTTCCGCGACTGGAGCTACGGCTTGGCGCAGCGCGAGTTTGGCGCGCAACTGATCGACGGCGGCCCGTGGTGCAAGTTCAAAAACCCCAAAACCGGGCGCGACATCGTCATCAAAGACAGCATCGCCGACGCCTTTTTGCAGCAGATTTTGCTGCGCCCGGCCGAGTACTCGGTCATCGCCACGCTCAACCTCAACGGCGACTACATCTCCGACGCGCTCGCGGCCCAAGTGGGCGGCATCGGTATCGCGCCCGGCGCCAACCTGAGCGATTCGGTGGCCTGCTTCGAGGCCACGCACGGCACCGCGCCCAAGTACGCCGGCAAAGACTACGTCAACCCGGGCTCCGAAATCCTCTCGGCCGAGATGATGCTGCGCCACATGGGCTGGACCGAGGCCGCCGACCTGATCATCAGCTCGATGGAAAAAGCCATCCAGTCCAAGCGCGTGACCTACGACTTCGCGCGCCTGATGCAAGGCGCCGAGCAGGTGAGCTGCTCGGGCTTTGGCCAAGTGATGATCGAGCACATGTAATCTGCGGGCCCGCAGGCTGGCAACTCTCCCCCCGACCCGTGAGGGTGCGGGGGTTTTTTATTTGCGCCGCGCGCTCGCTAAAATCGGCCCCATGCCCAAGCAACCCGATCTGAGCCCGCAACTGCCCACCGGCGACCCGGTGGCGGTGTTGGAGCGCCGCCGCCAGCGCGTGCGCCCGCCCAAGCTGCACCAGGTGCTGCTGCTCAACGACGACTTCACGCCGATGGAGTTCGTGGTGCAGGTGTTGCAGGAGTTTTTCAACAAAGACCGCGAGCACGCGACGCAGATCATGCTCAAAATCCACCTCGAAGGGCGGGGGGTGTGCGGCGTGTTCACGCGCGACGTGGCCCAGACCAAGGTCGAACAGGTGCTGCAAGCCGCGGCGCACCACGGCCATCCGCTGCAATGTGTGAGTGAACCCATTGAATAAGGGCGGATTTGCCCCAATTGCTGCGCACAGATGCCGCAAATCGCAGTAAATTACAGGCTAGACTGAAGGAAACGCACCATGATCGCCCAGGAACTCGAAGTCAGCTTGCACATGGCCTTCGTGGAAGCGCGCCAGCAACGCCACGAATTCATCACCGTCGAGCACCTGCTGTTGGCCCTGCTCGACAACCCCAGCGCCGCCGACGTGCTGCGCGCCTGTTCGGCCAAAATTGATGAGTTGCGCAAGTCCTTGTCGCACTTCATCAAAGACAACACGCCCCAAGTGGCCGGGGCCGACGAGGTGGACACCCAGCCCACGTTGGGCTTCCAGCGCGTGATCCAGCGCGCCATCATGCACGTGCAGAGCACCGGCAACGGCAAGAAAGAAGTCACCGGCGCCAACGTGCTGGTGGCCATTTTTGGCGAGAAAGACTCGCACGCCGTTTACTACCTGCACCAGCAGGGCGTGAGCCGGCTCGATGTGGTCAACTACATCGCCCACGGCATCAAAAAGAGCGACCCGCCCGAGCCCGCCAAGCCCTCTGAGGGCGGTGGCGCCGCCGACAACGAGGAAGCCAGCGGCGAGAGCAAAGCCCCCGAAAAGGCCTCGCCGCTCGAGCAGTTCACGCAAAACCTCAACGTGCTGGCGCGCGACGGCAAGATCGACCCGCTCATCGGCCGCGACTACGAGGTCGAGCGCGTGATCCAGATTTTGTGCCGCCGGCGCAAAAACAACCCGCTGCTGGTGGGTGAGGCCGGCGTGGGCAAAACAGCGATCGCCGAGGGCTTGGCTTGGCGCATCGTGCAAAAAGAGGTGCCCGAGGTGCTGGCCGAAGCCACCGTCTATGCGCTCGACATGGGTTCGTTGCTGGCGGGCACCAAGTACCGCGGCGATTTCGAGCAGCGCCTCAAGGGCGTGCTCAAGTCGCTCAAAGACAAGCCCAACGCGATTTTGTTCATCGACGAGATCCACACCCTGATCGGGGCCGGCGCGGCTTCGGGCGGCACGCTCGACGCCTCCAACCTGCTCAAGCCGGCGCTCTCGAGCGGCGTGCTCAAGTGCATCGGCGCCACCACCTTCACCGAGTACCGCGGCATTTTCGAGAAAGACGCCGCGCTCAGCCGCCGCTTCCAGAAAATCGACGTGGTCGAGCCCACGGTGGCGCAGACCATCGACATCCTCAAGGGCCTCAAAAGCCGCTTCGAGGAACACCACAGCGTTAAGTATGCGGCGGCGGCGTTGCAGGCGGCGGCCGAGCTGTCGGCCAAGTACATCAACGACCGCCACCTGCCCGACAAAGCCATCGACGTCATCGACGAGGCCGGCGCGGCGCAGCGCATCCTCACCCCGTCCAAGCGCAAGAAAACCATCGGCAAGGCCGAGGTCGAAGAAATCGTTGCCAAGATCGCGCGCATTCCGCCCGCCAGCGTCAGCAGCGACGACCGCAGCAAGCTGCAAACCCTAGAGCGCGACCTCAAGGCGGTGGTGTTCGGGCAAGATAAGGCGCTCGAACTGCTGGCGGCCAGCGTGAAAATGGCGCGCTCGGGGCTGGGCAAGCCCGACAAGCCGATCGGCGCCTTTTTGTTCAGCGGTCCCACCGGCGTCGGCAAGACCGAGGCCGCCAAGCAACTGGCCTTCATCTTGGGCATCGAGCTGGCGCGCTTTGATATGTCCGAATACATGGAGCGCCACGCGGTGAGCCGCCTGATCGGCGCGCCGCCCGGCTACGTGGGCTTTGACCAAGGCGGCCTGCTCACCGAGGCCATCACCAAGAAACCGCACTGCGTGCTGCTGCTCGACGAGATCGAAAAAGCGCACCCCGACATTTTCAACGTGCTGCTGCAGGTGATGGACCACGGCTCCCTGACCGACAACAACGGGCGCAAGGCGGATTTTCGCAACGTGATCCTGATCATGACCACCAACGCCGGCGCCGAGACCATGAACAAGGCGGCCATCGGTTTCACCAACGTGCGCCAGGCCGGCGACGAAATGGCCGACATCAAGCGACTGTTCACACCCGAGTTTCGCAACCGGCTCGACGCCATCGTGGGCTTCAAGGCGCTCGATGAACTGGTCATCATGCGCGTGGTGGATAAATTCCTGCTGCAACTCGAGCAGCAGCTGGCCGAGAAAAAGGTCGAGGTCAGCTTCAGCGACGCCTTGCGCAAGCACTTGGCCGTCAAAGGCTTTGACCCGCTGATGGGCGCGCGCCCGATGCAGCGCCTGATCCAAGACACCATCCGGCGCTCGCTGGCCGACGAGCTGCTGTTTGGCCGCCTGACCGATGGCGGACGGCTCGAGGTGGACATCGACACCAGCAACCCAGACAAGCCCGAAGTCAAGCTCGACATTCAGCCGCTGAGCAAAAAAGACCGCCAAGCCCGCGCAGAACCGGCGGAACCCGAAGAGGCCACGGCCGACTGAAGAGGCTGCTTGGTCTCAGCCCAGCCGCCAGACCAGCACTTGGCCGCTGGTCACGGCGACCAGCGCTAGTCGCGTTTGCGCATCGAAGCCGATGTCGAGCACGCCCAAGCGCTCGGTGCGGTCGGTGAGCGAGCGCGGCAGTTGCCAACTCTGCCACACCTGCCCGCTGGCCACCGTCCACAGGGTGATCTGGCCGTTGGCGGCGGCGGTGAGCAGCAGCGCGCCGTCGGCCGAAAACCGCGCCTGGCTAAAACCCCCGCGCACCCCGCCCAAGCTCGGGTGCAGCACCGTGCCCTGGGCCAAGTCCCAGATCCGCCCTTGGCCGTGCGCCGGGCCTGCAAACAGCAGCCGCCGGTCGGGCGAGAGCGCTACGGTGGTCACCGGGGCCTCGAACTTCCAGGTGATGAAGGCCGCGCCCCGCTCCAAGTCCCAGGCGCGCAGCAGGCCGTCGTCGGCGCCGGTCGCGCCCAAGGCCGCGTCGGCGCTGATGTCCACCGCGCGCACCGCCTCGGCGTGCGGGATGATCACCGGCAGGCGCACGTTGAGGCCGTCGAGCAGCCAGGCTTCGCGCGAGTTCAGGCCAGCCAGAATGCGCCGGCCTTGGTTGGAGAGCGCCACGCTGCGCACGCTGGCCTGTGCGCTCCAGTGGCCGAGCACGCGGCCGGTGGTCAAATCCCAATGCACCAGGTTGTGGCGCTCGGCCGTTACGCCGCGCGTGCCGTCGGGGGCAAAGGCGCTGGCAAACACCTGCGCCCGCTCTTGCTCGGCGTGGCTCAAGTTAGCCAGGCGCTGCTGGGTGCGCCAGTTCCACAGCCCGGCGCCTTGCTGCACCGACCCAACCAAGGCCTGCTCGCCGTCGGGGCTCAGGCGCATCGACAGCACGCCGCCGTAGCCCAGCGCCACGGCTTCAGCCGGGGGCTCGGCGCAGCCGCTCAGCGCTAGGCCGCCCAAAGCACCCACGCCGGCCAGTGCGCCGCGCAGCACCAGCCTGCGGTTGGGGTGCGCTCGCGGGGGCTGCTCCGGAGCAGCAGGGTGCAATGGGGGTTTCATGTCAGGGCAGAGGGCAGCGGCAAGGGGGCAGGGCGCAGCATAATCCTGCCAGCATAACGCATCGGGCTTGCAGCAAAAGGCCCGCAGTCAGGGGGCGCTGCGTGGGTTCGGGATGAGCTGGCGGTTGCAGTGCCAGCATGGGCAGCGCGCGACTTGGGCTTTAATAGCACCCCATGAAGCCACACACCTTTCTTTGGCACGACTACGAAACCTTTGGCGCCAAGGCCCGGCTGGACCGGCCGGCGCAGTTTGGCGCCGTGCGCACCGACGCCGAGCTCAACCCCATCGGCGCGCCGCTGATGTTTTATTGCCGCCCGGCGCCCGACTATCTGCCCGACCCCGAGAGCTGCCTCATCACCGGCATCACGCCCCAGCAGTGCCTGCAACACGGCCTGCCCGAGCACGAGTTCGCCCAGCGCATCGAGGCCGAGCTGGGGCAGCCCGGCACCGTGGGCGTGGGCTTCAACTCGATTCGCTTCGACGACGAATTCACCCGCTTCATGCTCTGGCGCAACCTGCTCGACCCCTACGCGCGCGAGTGGAAAAACGGCTGCGGCCGTTGGGATCTGCTCGACGTGCTGCGCCTGTGCTACGCCCTGCGCCCCGAGGGCTTGCAGTGGCCGCTCAAGGCCGACGGCCGGCCCAGCTTCAAGCTCGAAGACCTGGCGCGTGCCAACGGCATCGAACACGGGGCGGCGCACGATGCCCTGTCGGACGTGTATGCCACGCTCGGCTTGGCGCGGCTGCTGCGCGAGCGCCAGCCGCGCTTGTTCGACTTTGCCTTGGGTCTGCACAAAAAAGAGCAGGTGGCGCACGAGCTGGGGCTGCCGACCACGCCGCAGCGGGCCCAGCCTTTTTTGCACGTGTCGGGGTTTTTCCCGCCCGAGCGCGGCTGCCTAGGGTTGATGTGGCCGCTGGCCAGCCACCCCAGCAACCGCAACGAGCTGCTGGCCTGGGACTTGGCCCACGACCCCGCCGAGTTGGCCACGCTCAACGCCGCCGAGGTGCGCGCGCGGCTCTTTGTGCGCCAAGAGGAGCTGCCTGCGGGGGTCAAGCGCCTGCCGCTCAAGAGCGTGCACCTGAACAAATCGCCCATGGTGGTGGGAAACCTCAAAACCCTGCGCCCCGAGCTGGCGCAGCGCTGGGGCATCGATCTGGAGCAAGGGCTGCGCCACGCCGAGCGCGCCGCGCTGCTGCCCGATTTGAGCGTGCTCTGGCGCGCGGTCTATGAGCGCGACGGTGCCGCTCAAGCTGCACAGCAGGCCGCGCAAGCCAGGGCCGCCCATCCCGACCCCGAGCAGGATTTGTACGGTGGCTTCGTGGGCGACGCCGACCGCCTGCGCCTGCTGGAGTTGCGCCAGCGATCAGCCAACGACCCGGCGTGGACGCGCACCCAGTTCGAGGACCCGCGCTTGGGCGAACTGGTGTGGCGCTACCGGGCGCGCAATTTCCCCGAGCTGCTCAGTGCCGACGAGCAAGCGCGCTGGCGCGCCCATTGCCAGG
This sequence is a window from Serpentinimonas maccroryi. Protein-coding genes within it:
- a CDS encoding DUF192 domain-containing protein — its product is MNVRKYLCFAARPAALRPGALLALAGGPQRLAAAALALLASALLLSVAPAKAGQPQLDLPRMQLQAGLHLITAQVARTPEQLSLGLMWRRTMPANEGMWFVFDAPATQCFWMKNTFLPLTAAFVADDGRIVNLADMEPLSQRSHCSAEPVRYVLEMHRGWFAERGIGAGMRLRGGPFVGAPSIAPSTAPR
- the icd gene encoding NADP-dependent isocitrate dehydrogenase, which translates into the protein MYQHIQVPAQGQPITVNADYSLNVPDQVIIPYIEGDGTGYDITPVMLKVVDAAVAKAYAGKRQIHWMEVYAGEKSTQVYGPDVWLPEETLAALRDYVVSIKGPLTTPVGGGIRSLNVALRQELDLYVCLRPVQYFKGVPSPVKEPEKIDMVIFRENSEDIYAGIEYEARSAKAQKLIKFLQDEMGVTKIRFPESSGIGIKPVSQEGTERLMRKAIQYAIDNDKPSVTIVHKGNIMKYTEGGFRDWSYGLAQREFGAQLIDGGPWCKFKNPKTGRDIVIKDSIADAFLQQILLRPAEYSVIATLNLNGDYISDALAAQVGGIGIAPGANLSDSVACFEATHGTAPKYAGKDYVNPGSEILSAEMMLRHMGWTEAADLIISSMEKAIQSKRVTYDFARLMQGAEQVSCSGFGQVMIEHM
- the clpS gene encoding ATP-dependent Clp protease adapter ClpS, with the translated sequence MPKQPDLSPQLPTGDPVAVLERRRQRVRPPKLHQVLLLNDDFTPMEFVVQVLQEFFNKDREHATQIMLKIHLEGRGVCGVFTRDVAQTKVEQVLQAAAHHGHPLQCVSEPIE
- the clpA gene encoding ATP-dependent Clp protease ATP-binding subunit ClpA, with product MIAQELEVSLHMAFVEARQQRHEFITVEHLLLALLDNPSAADVLRACSAKIDELRKSLSHFIKDNTPQVAGADEVDTQPTLGFQRVIQRAIMHVQSTGNGKKEVTGANVLVAIFGEKDSHAVYYLHQQGVSRLDVVNYIAHGIKKSDPPEPAKPSEGGGAADNEEASGESKAPEKASPLEQFTQNLNVLARDGKIDPLIGRDYEVERVIQILCRRRKNNPLLVGEAGVGKTAIAEGLAWRIVQKEVPEVLAEATVYALDMGSLLAGTKYRGDFEQRLKGVLKSLKDKPNAILFIDEIHTLIGAGAASGGTLDASNLLKPALSSGVLKCIGATTFTEYRGIFEKDAALSRRFQKIDVVEPTVAQTIDILKGLKSRFEEHHSVKYAAAALQAAAELSAKYINDRHLPDKAIDVIDEAGAAQRILTPSKRKKTIGKAEVEEIVAKIARIPPASVSSDDRSKLQTLERDLKAVVFGQDKALELLAASVKMARSGLGKPDKPIGAFLFSGPTGVGKTEAAKQLAFILGIELARFDMSEYMERHAVSRLIGAPPGYVGFDQGGLLTEAITKKPHCVLLLDEIEKAHPDIFNVLLQVMDHGSLTDNNGRKADFRNVILIMTTNAGAETMNKAAIGFTNVRQAGDEMADIKRLFTPEFRNRLDAIVGFKALDELVIMRVVDKFLLQLEQQLAEKKVEVSFSDALRKHLAVKGFDPLMGARPMQRLIQDTIRRSLADELLFGRLTDGGRLEVDIDTSNPDKPEVKLDIQPLSKKDRQARAEPAEPEEATAD
- a CDS encoding WD40 repeat domain-containing protein encodes the protein MKPPLHPAAPEQPPRAHPNRRLVLRGALAGVGALGGLALSGCAEPPAEAVALGYGGVLSMRLSPDGEQALVGSVQQGAGLWNWRTQQRLANLSHAEQERAQVFASAFAPDGTRGVTAERHNLVHWDLTTGRVLGHWSAQASVRSVALSNQGRRILAGLNSREAWLLDGLNVRLPVIIPHAEAVRAVDISADAALGATGADDGLLRAWDLERGAAFITWKFEAPVTTVALSPDRRLLFAGPAHGQGRIWDLAQGTVLHPSLGGVRGGFSQARFSADGALLLTAAANGQITLWTVASGQVWQSWQLPRSLTDRTERLGVLDIGFDAQTRLALVAVTSGQVLVWRLG
- the sbcB gene encoding exodeoxyribonuclease I, with the translated sequence MKPHTFLWHDYETFGAKARLDRPAQFGAVRTDAELNPIGAPLMFYCRPAPDYLPDPESCLITGITPQQCLQHGLPEHEFAQRIEAELGQPGTVGVGFNSIRFDDEFTRFMLWRNLLDPYAREWKNGCGRWDLLDVLRLCYALRPEGLQWPLKADGRPSFKLEDLARANGIEHGAAHDALSDVYATLGLARLLRERQPRLFDFALGLHKKEQVAHELGLPTTPQRAQPFLHVSGFFPPERGCLGLMWPLASHPSNRNELLAWDLAHDPAELATLNAAEVRARLFVRQEELPAGVKRLPLKSVHLNKSPMVVGNLKTLRPELAQRWGIDLEQGLRHAERAALLPDLSVLWRAVYERDGAAQAAQQAAQARAAHPDPEQDLYGGFVGDADRLRLLELRQRSANDPAWTRTQFEDPRLGELVWRYRARNFPELLSADEQARWRAHCQARLLHGLGGALTLERQMARIDELAEQAGERGDERAEAILGELHDYALGLAEGVA